The Nocardia arthritidis genome has a window encoding:
- a CDS encoding MarR family winged helix-turn-helix transcriptional regulator, with the protein MSGSESADRAAALDRLGRAAYRLSAADSRLRGRATRAPDALSLTHARALRVLYEQGPMSIGQLALGTETTGPATTQLVNGLVAAGYVTRERSAQSKRSVVVALTDAGRVRCRERLDAMAEALRAELEDYDIAALDFATEMLQRMIAIYDRL; encoded by the coding sequence ATGTCAGGATCGGAATCGGCCGACCGCGCGGCGGCCCTGGATCGGCTGGGTCGCGCGGCCTACCGGCTCAGCGCCGCGGATTCGCGGCTGCGCGGCCGCGCGACCCGCGCACCGGATGCACTCTCGCTGACCCATGCGCGCGCCCTACGCGTGCTCTACGAGCAAGGGCCCATGTCGATCGGGCAGCTGGCGCTCGGCACGGAAACCACGGGGCCCGCGACGACGCAGTTGGTGAACGGTTTGGTCGCGGCCGGATACGTCACGCGCGAGCGCTCGGCGCAGAGCAAACGCTCGGTGGTGGTCGCGCTCACCGATGCGGGGCGGGTGCGGTGCCGCGAACGCTTGGATGCGATGGCCGAGGCGTTGCGCGCGGAACTGGAGGACTACGACATCGCCGCGCTCGACTTCGCCACCGAGATGCTGCAGCGGATGATCGCCATCTACGACCGGCTCTGA
- a CDS encoding long-chain fatty acid--CoA ligase, with translation MLSTMQDEQLSLATLLRYASTFVGDSTVSTWTGSGVRTKTYRELGVEAARLANALRGLGIGIGDRVGTFMWNNTEHLCAYIAVPAMGAVLHALNIRLFPDQLIYVANHAEDQVVLVDGSLVPMFNQLLPKMKTVRHVIVVNGDAATLTAPDGVQVHAYPELLAAQPDTYDFPVIDEKSAAAMCYTSGTTGDPKGVVYSHRSNWLHAMQVISPNGMGLYPTDQVLAIVPLFHANAWGLPYAALMAGANLLMPDRFLQPGPLLECMADQRPSFAAAVPTIWGGVLAALAAKPQDITHLRAVVVGGSAVPPSMMRAFQDRHNVRVVHAWGMTEMSPLGSVCHPPAGLSEEEEWAYRITQGRFPAGVQARLVADDGTVLPNDGEAWGELEVRGPWITASYYSPDGVPVDPEKFDDGWLRTGDVGKISSDGFLTLVDRSKDVIKSGGEWISSVDLENAVMGHPAVAEAAVIGVPDEKWDERPLVAVVLAEGAAAKPEELREFLSDKFAKWQLPERWTFISEVPKTSVGKFDKKRLRAQFADGELTVTELA, from the coding sequence ATGTTGAGCACCATGCAGGACGAGCAACTCTCGCTCGCCACGTTGCTGCGCTACGCATCGACGTTCGTCGGCGATTCCACCGTATCGACCTGGACCGGCAGCGGCGTGCGCACCAAGACCTATCGCGAGCTGGGCGTCGAGGCGGCCCGGTTGGCGAATGCGTTGCGCGGCCTCGGTATCGGCATCGGCGACCGGGTCGGCACCTTCATGTGGAACAACACCGAGCATCTGTGCGCCTATATCGCGGTCCCCGCCATGGGCGCGGTATTGCACGCGCTGAACATCCGGCTGTTCCCTGATCAGCTGATCTACGTGGCCAATCACGCCGAGGATCAGGTGGTGCTCGTCGACGGTTCCCTGGTGCCGATGTTCAACCAATTGCTGCCGAAGATGAAGACGGTGCGCCACGTCATCGTGGTGAACGGTGACGCGGCCACGCTCACCGCGCCCGACGGCGTCCAGGTGCACGCGTACCCCGAACTCCTCGCCGCGCAGCCGGATACCTACGACTTCCCGGTGATCGACGAAAAGTCCGCCGCCGCAATGTGTTACACCTCGGGAACCACCGGCGACCCGAAGGGCGTCGTGTACTCGCACCGGTCCAACTGGCTGCACGCGATGCAGGTGATCTCGCCCAACGGGATGGGCCTGTACCCGACCGACCAGGTCCTGGCCATCGTCCCGCTGTTCCATGCCAATGCTTGGGGCCTGCCGTACGCCGCGCTCATGGCGGGCGCGAATCTCCTTATGCCGGACCGCTTCTTGCAGCCCGGGCCGCTGCTGGAGTGCATGGCCGATCAGCGGCCGAGTTTCGCCGCCGCGGTGCCGACGATCTGGGGCGGGGTGCTCGCGGCGCTGGCGGCCAAACCGCAGGACATCACCCATCTGCGCGCGGTGGTGGTCGGCGGTTCGGCCGTGCCGCCCTCGATGATGCGCGCCTTCCAGGACCGGCACAACGTCCGCGTCGTGCACGCATGGGGCATGACCGAGATGTCGCCGCTCGGCAGCGTCTGCCATCCGCCTGCCGGGCTCAGCGAGGAAGAGGAGTGGGCGTACCGGATCACGCAGGGCCGATTCCCGGCCGGCGTGCAGGCACGGCTCGTCGCCGACGACGGCACCGTGCTGCCGAACGACGGAGAAGCCTGGGGCGAGTTGGAGGTTCGCGGTCCGTGGATCACCGCCTCCTACTACTCGCCCGACGGTGTGCCGGTCGATCCGGAGAAATTCGACGACGGCTGGCTGCGCACCGGCGACGTCGGCAAGATCAGCTCCGACGGCTTCCTGACTCTGGTCGACCGCTCCAAGGATGTGATCAAGTCCGGCGGCGAATGGATCTCCTCGGTCGATCTGGAGAATGCGGTGATGGGCCATCCGGCCGTCGCCGAGGCCGCGGTGATCGGTGTGCCGGACGAGAAGTGGGACGAGCGCCCGCTGGTCGCGGTCGTACTCGCCGAGGGCGCCGCCGCCAAACCCGAAGAGCTGCGGGAGTTCTTGTCCGACAAGTTCGCCAAATGGCAACTGCCGGAACGCTGGACGTTCATCTCCGAGGTTCCGAAGACCAGCGTCGGCAAATTCGACAAGAAGCGGCTGCGTGCCCAGTTCGCCGACGGCGAATTGACCGTCACTGAGCTGGCCTGA
- a CDS encoding serine hydrolase domain-containing protein yields the protein MMLTRARNLPIPPALLRRSRIPDELESVASIGPEVDPAEAGLPPDYPEQIWRRMRLVYRSGVHPAVQVCIRRHGKVVFDRALGHARGNGPDDAPDAPKVLATPRTPFVTYSASKGVTAFVVHLLVDRGLLELDAPVCRYIPEYGCHGKESITIGQVLAHRSGVAGLPRAALVPEAIANREVLVRNLCAVHPSMPPGRFQSYHALSGGFILGEVVHRVTGHDIRTVLDTEILRPLGFRWTNYGVAQRDIPLLARNYITGAPALPPLSTAIERLLGVPYAEAVETGNDPAYLDIIAPAANVVSTANEFSRFYEIFRRGGELDGHRVMRPETIAAALVPQSRIEPDLSLGMNFGFGYGHMLGGRVVSLYGPDTRRAFGHLGFTNNAAWADPERALSCAVLTSGKPILYPELIRWVGLLYTITAATPKVRASDMAF from the coding sequence ATGATGCTGACGCGCGCAAGGAACCTGCCGATCCCGCCGGCCCTGCTCCGCAGGAGCCGGATCCCGGACGAGTTGGAGTCCGTCGCGAGCATCGGGCCGGAGGTGGATCCGGCGGAGGCCGGATTGCCGCCCGACTACCCGGAGCAGATCTGGCGGCGCATGCGGCTGGTCTATCGCAGCGGGGTGCATCCGGCCGTGCAGGTGTGCATCCGCAGGCACGGCAAGGTGGTGTTCGATCGCGCGCTCGGGCATGCCCGCGGCAACGGACCGGATGACGCACCGGATGCCCCGAAAGTCCTTGCGACGCCGCGCACCCCGTTCGTCACCTATTCCGCGTCCAAGGGCGTCACCGCGTTCGTCGTGCACTTGCTCGTCGATCGCGGGCTGCTCGAACTCGATGCCCCGGTCTGCCGCTACATTCCCGAATACGGTTGCCACGGAAAGGAATCCATCACCATCGGACAGGTGCTCGCGCACCGCTCCGGGGTGGCCGGGCTGCCGCGCGCCGCCCTCGTACCCGAGGCCATCGCTAATCGTGAAGTGCTGGTGCGGAATTTGTGCGCGGTGCACCCATCGATGCCGCCGGGCCGATTCCAGTCGTATCACGCGCTGTCGGGCGGTTTCATCCTCGGCGAAGTGGTGCACCGGGTCACCGGGCACGACATCCGCACCGTGCTCGACACCGAAATACTGCGGCCGCTCGGCTTCCGCTGGACCAATTACGGTGTGGCACAGCGGGATATCCCGCTCCTCGCACGCAACTACATAACCGGGGCTCCGGCGCTGCCGCCGCTGTCCACCGCCATCGAACGGCTACTCGGGGTGCCGTACGCGGAGGCCGTCGAAACCGGTAACGATCCGGCCTATCTCGACATCATCGCGCCCGCGGCGAACGTGGTCAGCACCGCGAACGAATTCTCCCGGTTCTACGAAATCTTCCGCAGGGGCGGCGAACTCGACGGTCATCGGGTGATGCGACCGGAAACCATTGCGGCGGCGCTTGTTCCGCAGTCACGCATCGAACCCGATCTCTCGCTCGGGATGAACTTCGGCTTCGGCTACGGCCACATGCTCGGCGGCCGGGTGGTGAGCCTCTACGGCCCGGACACCAGGCGCGCCTTCGGGCATCTCGGTTTCACGAACAATGCCGCGTGGGCGGATCCCGAGCGGGCGCTGTCCTGCGCGGTACTCACCAGCGGCAAGCCGATCCTGTATCCGGAGCTGATCCGCTGGGTGGGATTGCTGTACACGATCACCGCCGCCACCCCGAAGGTGCGCGCGTCCGACATGGCCTTCTGA
- a CDS encoding cation diffusion facilitator family transporter, producing MSHLKRGHGGDHTHDSSQIHDHSDGYAHGHAHTGEHTHSHEHEHTSAHAHSHPDGHSHRHAHGHEHPGGIRGILREIFVPHSHDSADSVDDALAASAIGIRAVKISLAVLAITAALQLAVFLVSGSIALAADTIHNFSDALTAVPLWIAFALGTRAATRRYTYGFGRSEDLAGLFVVAMIAISALLAGYEAVRRLIHPVSIDHLGWVAAAGLIGFLGNETVALYRIRVGRRIGSAALVADGLHARTDGFTSLAVLVGAGGVALGFPLADPIVGLVITIAILAVLRTAVRDVVRRLMDAVDPELVDTAERALAAEPGVLGVRSLRMRWIGHRLHADVELDVPPTISLADAHHVAHEAEHTLTHAVPRLDTALVHAYPAHAG from the coding sequence ATGAGCCACTTGAAGCGCGGGCACGGCGGGGACCACACGCACGACTCCAGCCAAATTCATGATCACAGTGATGGTTACGCACACGGGCATGCACATACGGGCGAGCACACGCACAGCCACGAGCATGAGCACACGTCCGCGCACGCACACAGCCATCCGGACGGGCACAGCCACAGGCATGCACACGGCCACGAGCACCCCGGCGGAATCCGCGGCATCCTCCGCGAGATATTCGTTCCGCACAGCCATGATTCGGCCGACAGCGTCGATGATGCCTTGGCGGCCAGTGCGATCGGCATCCGCGCGGTCAAGATCAGCTTGGCGGTGCTCGCCATCACCGCCGCACTACAGCTCGCGGTATTCCTCGTCTCGGGCTCGATCGCCTTGGCGGCGGACACAATTCACAATTTCTCCGACGCGCTGACCGCGGTGCCGCTGTGGATCGCGTTCGCGCTCGGCACCAGGGCCGCGACCCGGCGCTACACCTACGGCTTCGGCAGGTCCGAGGATCTGGCCGGCCTGTTCGTCGTCGCGATGATCGCGATATCGGCGCTGCTCGCCGGGTACGAGGCGGTGCGCCGCCTGATCCATCCGGTGTCCATCGACCATCTGGGTTGGGTCGCGGCCGCCGGGCTGATCGGATTCCTCGGCAACGAGACGGTGGCGCTCTACCGAATCCGGGTCGGCAGGCGGATCGGATCGGCGGCGCTGGTGGCCGATGGACTGCACGCCAGGACCGACGGTTTCACCTCGCTGGCGGTGCTGGTCGGCGCGGGCGGTGTCGCGCTCGGATTCCCGCTCGCGGACCCGATAGTCGGATTGGTGATCACGATCGCCATCCTGGCGGTGCTGCGCACGGCGGTGCGCGATGTGGTGCGCAGGCTGATGGACGCCGTCGACCCGGAGCTGGTGGATACCGCCGAGCGCGCGCTCGCGGCCGAACCCGGCGTGCTCGGGGTGCGCAGCCTGCGCATGCGCTGGATCGGCCACCGCCTGCACGCCGATGTGGAACTCGATGTGCCGCCGACGATTTCGCTCGCCGACGCGCACCACGTCGCGCACGAGGCCGAACATACGCTGACGCACGCGGTCCCCCGGCTCGATACGGCCCTGGTACACGCATACCCGGCACACGCGGGCTGA
- a CDS encoding ArsR/SmtB family transcription factor, with product MNADSQGGRPPLDEDQAALVVEVFRMLADATRVQVLWALVGQELSVNDLAGCVGKPAASVSQHLAKLRMARLVRTRRSGTTIFYSLENEHIRQLVLDAVYNAEHAGPGVPAHHQGAAGVRELARHRRAEAGA from the coding sequence ATGAATGCAGATAGCCAGGGAGGACGGCCGCCGCTCGACGAGGACCAGGCGGCCCTGGTCGTCGAGGTATTCCGAATGCTGGCCGACGCCACCCGGGTACAGGTGCTGTGGGCCTTGGTCGGCCAAGAACTGTCGGTGAACGACCTGGCCGGATGCGTCGGCAAACCGGCCGCCTCGGTATCCCAGCATCTGGCGAAGCTGCGCATGGCGCGGCTGGTGCGCACCCGCCGGTCCGGCACCACCATCTTCTACAGCCTGGAGAACGAACACATCCGGCAGCTGGTGCTGGACGCGGTGTACAACGCCGAACACGCCGGACCCGGAGTGCCCGCACATCACCAGGGCGCGGCCGGGGTGCGCGAGCTGGCTCGGCATCGACGAGCGGAGGCGGGCGCATGA
- a CDS encoding SCO5389 family protein → MSLDVPAALLERAERGEVDDADFVECVRNSLPYAWEVVSRVAGELRSGTAEFADNVVPPPDETARGQLLRAMASDAIRGGLERHFGVKLAFQNCHRVAAFPLAAVGGQTYTEFIGTRAQLLNQSPELRNC, encoded by the coding sequence ATGTCCCTCGATGTTCCTGCCGCACTACTCGAGCGCGCCGAGCGCGGTGAGGTCGACGACGCCGATTTCGTCGAATGTGTACGCAATTCGCTGCCGTACGCCTGGGAGGTAGTCAGCCGGGTGGCCGGTGAATTGCGTTCCGGTACAGCAGAATTCGCCGACAACGTGGTTCCACCGCCGGATGAGACGGCCCGCGGCCAGCTGCTGCGCGCCATGGCGTCCGACGCGATCCGCGGCGGATTGGAGCGCCACTTCGGAGTGAAGCTCGCCTTCCAGAACTGCCACAGGGTGGCGGCCTTCCCGCTGGCCGCGGTCGGCGGTCAGACCTACACCGAATTCATCGGCACCCGGGCCCAGCTGCTGAATCAGAGCCCGGAACTGCGTAACTGCTGA
- a CDS encoding NAD(P)H-dependent flavin oxidoreductase produces the protein MILDEIRVPIVLAPMAGGPSTPELAAAVTEAGGLGFVAAGYLTAADTATRIKATRALTSGPFGVNLFVPGPPTPQTEYAAFLDRLRGEFELGTPKFDTDDWTAKLDLLVAEPVAVVSCTFGCPSAAEIARLRAVGSEVWVTVTSVAEARIAAEAGANVLVAQGAEAGGHRGAFTDSVAADDTDPLTLLALLQLLRAAVDLPVVAAGGLSTGAGIAAALAAGAAAAQLGTVFLRSPEAGTNPVHRAAIGTATPTMLTRAFTGRRARGLRNRFMTDYSADAPVAYPEIHYATAPLRAAARAAGNPDAVNLWAGQTHELAAELPAGELVRQLAADAKTALTTALSGRIQGC, from the coding sequence GTGATCCTCGACGAAATACGCGTCCCGATCGTTCTCGCCCCCATGGCGGGCGGACCTTCGACACCCGAATTGGCCGCGGCGGTCACCGAGGCGGGCGGCCTCGGCTTCGTCGCCGCCGGATACCTCACCGCAGCCGACACCGCGACTCGGATCAAGGCCACCCGAGCCCTGACGAGCGGACCGTTCGGCGTCAACCTGTTCGTACCGGGCCCACCGACGCCACAGACCGAATACGCCGCGTTCCTCGACCGCCTCCGCGGCGAATTCGAACTCGGCACACCGAAATTCGATACCGACGACTGGACGGCGAAACTGGATCTGCTTGTCGCGGAACCGGTTGCGGTGGTGTCGTGCACGTTCGGCTGTCCATCCGCGGCCGAGATCGCGCGGCTGCGGGCCGTCGGCTCCGAGGTCTGGGTGACCGTCACCTCGGTGGCCGAGGCGCGGATCGCGGCCGAGGCGGGCGCGAATGTCCTTGTCGCCCAAGGAGCCGAGGCCGGTGGGCACCGCGGCGCCTTCACCGATTCGGTGGCGGCCGATGACACCGATCCGCTCACCCTGCTCGCGCTGCTGCAACTGCTGCGGGCGGCTGTCGATCTGCCGGTGGTCGCCGCGGGTGGTTTGAGCACCGGTGCGGGCATCGCGGCGGCGCTGGCCGCGGGTGCGGCGGCCGCACAGCTCGGCACGGTGTTCCTGCGCAGCCCGGAGGCGGGCACCAATCCGGTGCACCGCGCCGCCATCGGCACCGCGACCCCGACCATGCTCACCCGCGCCTTCACCGGTCGGCGCGCCCGCGGCCTGCGCAATCGGTTCATGACCGACTACAGCGCGGACGCCCCGGTGGCCTACCCCGAGATCCATTACGCGACAGCGCCATTGCGCGCCGCCGCCCGTGCGGCGGGCAATCCGGACGCGGTCAACCTGTGGGCGGGTCAAACCCATGAGCTCGCGGCCGAGCTACCGGCCGGCGAACTCGTCCGACAGCTGGCCGCCGACGCGAAAACCGCACTGACCACAGCACTTTCGGGACGGATTCAGGGTTGTTGA
- a CDS encoding M23 family metallopeptidase, which translates to MSLVGEGVSVRPKRHRAEPATSDRVKVAAGVAVATGALIGTATQLLPAVASATPMLPGSHHHGDQSGSIKLQTKTEPVAETTQVATPVADAAPAPEAPAPAPAAPVAAPFGLQNLPPEVAGPLAQAEQVIKGLQQQVTPAPPQQAVRPVGGEISSGFGSRWGEFHYGLDFADQLGAPIHSVSSGTVIDAGPASGFGLWVRVKQDDGTTAVYGHVNEFYVHPGQRVNTGDVIATVGNRGNSTGPHLHLEIWDPSGTKIDPYPWLAAKGVPMQWGPTPH; encoded by the coding sequence ATGAGCCTGGTTGGCGAGGGCGTTTCGGTTCGCCCGAAGCGGCACCGCGCCGAACCGGCCACCAGCGATCGGGTGAAGGTCGCCGCGGGTGTCGCGGTTGCCACCGGTGCGTTGATCGGCACCGCCACCCAACTTCTGCCCGCCGTCGCGAGTGCGACTCCGATGCTTCCCGGCTCGCACCACCACGGTGACCAGTCCGGCAGCATCAAGCTGCAGACCAAGACCGAGCCGGTGGCCGAGACCACCCAGGTCGCCACTCCGGTCGCCGATGCCGCCCCCGCGCCCGAGGCGCCTGCCCCCGCTCCGGCCGCTCCGGTCGCCGCCCCCTTCGGTCTGCAGAATCTGCCGCCGGAGGTCGCCGGTCCACTGGCGCAGGCCGAGCAGGTGATCAAGGGACTGCAGCAGCAGGTGACCCCGGCGCCGCCGCAGCAGGCGGTCCGCCCGGTGGGTGGCGAGATCAGCTCCGGATTCGGTTCTCGCTGGGGCGAATTCCACTACGGCCTCGATTTCGCCGATCAGCTCGGCGCGCCGATCCACTCGGTGAGCAGCGGTACCGTCATCGACGCGGGCCCGGCATCCGGCTTCGGTCTGTGGGTGCGGGTGAAGCAGGACGACGGCACCACCGCGGTCTACGGTCACGTCAACGAGTTCTACGTGCATCCGGGGCAGCGGGTGAATACCGGCGATGTCATTGCGACAGTTGGCAATCGGGGCAATTCGACCGGTCCGCATCTGCACCTGGAGATTTGGGATCCGTCGGGCACCAAGATCGACCCGTATCCGTGGCTGGCCGCGAAGGGTGTTCCGATGCAGTGGGGCCCCACGCCGCACTGA
- a CDS encoding LuxR C-terminal-related transcriptional regulator yields MTELGDIFEAGSPHGRAYAVLVHHPRSSLAEIAQYLGVSTETAAASLDVLAELQAAVRIITPEGGVVWDAHAPESLSEAEARRRQHEINQMHTAAARLSETFRSVRRSPRSNGAVVPVFERLEMLADFEEMQTAARKCVKVIERGPYLSDLERERQLFLLKRSRLGDGIRYQTLYQDTIYQDAERLRHALSTNASGAQARTLPEPPFKMIVSDDERASLVLHVDERRPDPMGLRITGSPALDMLVKTFDVLWSLAAPISVNPTAEALDERDRAILTLMGLGATDDTIARRLGMSRRTVVRRTARLLERLGASTRFQAGVQATRRGWL; encoded by the coding sequence GTGACCGAGCTGGGCGACATTTTCGAAGCGGGATCACCACACGGGCGTGCATACGCGGTGCTGGTGCATCATCCTCGATCGAGTTTGGCCGAAATCGCGCAGTACTTGGGCGTTTCCACCGAGACCGCCGCCGCGAGCCTGGACGTGCTCGCCGAATTGCAGGCCGCCGTCCGCATCATCACCCCGGAAGGGGGTGTGGTGTGGGACGCGCACGCACCGGAGTCGCTGTCCGAGGCCGAGGCCCGGCGCAGGCAGCACGAGATCAACCAGATGCACACGGCCGCAGCGCGTCTCAGCGAGACCTTCCGTTCGGTGCGGCGCTCGCCGCGCAGCAACGGCGCCGTGGTCCCGGTATTCGAACGCCTGGAGATGCTGGCCGATTTCGAGGAGATGCAAACGGCGGCGCGCAAGTGCGTCAAGGTGATCGAGCGCGGCCCGTACCTGAGCGATCTGGAGCGGGAACGACAGTTGTTCCTGCTCAAGCGATCTCGGCTCGGTGACGGGATCCGCTACCAAACCCTCTATCAGGACACGATTTACCAGGACGCGGAACGCCTGCGTCATGCACTGTCCACGAATGCCAGTGGCGCGCAAGCCCGTACGCTGCCCGAACCGCCCTTCAAGATGATCGTCAGCGATGACGAGCGGGCCAGCCTGGTGCTGCACGTCGACGAGCGCCGCCCCGATCCGATGGGCCTGCGCATCACCGGCTCACCCGCGCTGGACATGCTGGTGAAGACCTTCGATGTGCTGTGGTCGTTGGCCGCGCCGATTTCGGTGAATCCGACCGCGGAGGCGCTCGACGAACGCGACCGCGCCATTCTCACGCTGATGGGACTCGGCGCCACCGACGACACCATCGCCAGGCGGCTCGGCATGTCCCGCCGCACGGTGGTGCGGCGCACCGCCCGGCTGCTGGAACGACTCGGCGCGAGCACCCGCTTCCAAG